The Candidatus Saccharimonadia bacterium genome segment GCGACCCAAGGCACCACAGCAGCCATCTCAGCCAGGAACACATCACGCTTCGTGCGCTTCTTCTTGGCCGCATAGTCGAGCGATGCAAAACTCAGCTGGTCCATCAGAGCACTCCCCGAATCAATGATCCAAGTGTGCCACGATCGTCAGGTTGTTCAGAGATTCCTTAGGACTGAGCGAGGATCGGACCGAGTTTATCTACTTGCCTGATCGCGCAGAAATCGTCGAATACATATTTCAGCTAAGGAATCTCTGAACAACCTGACGATCGTGGCACACTTCTATGCGGCCAAGAAGAAGCACACGAAGCGTGATGTGTTCCTGGCTGAGATGGCGGCCGTGGTGCCTTGGGTCGCGCTCGAAGCTGTGATCGAGCCCCATTATCCCAAGGCTGGTCCGAATGGCGGGCGGCGGCCTTTTCCGTTGGCCGTGATGCTGCGGATTTATTGCCTGCAGCAGTGGTACAACCTCTCCGATCCCGGCGCGGAAGAAGTGCTTTACGACATCTGCTCGATGCGCGCGTTCGCAGGTCTGGAGCTCGGACGCGACGCAATTCCCGACGAGACGACCATCTTGAACTTCCGGCATCTCCTGGAGCGCCACGAGTTGACGAAGGCGGTATTCGCCGCTGTTTCGGAGCTTCTGGAGGCCCGCGGTGCGCTACTGCGTGGCGGCACCATCGTCGACGCGACGCTGATCGCGGCATCCCCGTCGACGAAGAACGAGGCGCAAAAGCGTGATCCCGAGATGCGCTCATCGAAGAAGGGCAACCAGTGGTACTTTGGCATGAAGGCACAC includes the following:
- a CDS encoding IS5 family transposase, yielding MAHFYAAKKKHTKRDVFLAEMAAVVPWVALEAVIEPHYPKAGPNGGRRPFPLAVMLRIYCLQQWYNLSDPGAEEVLYDICSMRAFAGLELGRDAIPDETTILNFRHLLERHELTKAVFAAVSELLEARGALLRGGTIVDATLIAASPSTKNEAQKRDPEMRSSKKGNQWYFGMKAHIGVDAKSGLVHTAGVTTGSVHDAKVMDNLIREDDRAVYGDKGYANDRKQRQAEAAGVLWAVKAKAKPGRPLSISQRRRNRRFGKIRAKVEHVFRVMKCQFGYRKVRYRGIAKNGAQVFALLALANLFLARRTLASA